A window of the Cicer arietinum cultivar CDC Frontier isolate Library 1 chromosome 6, Cicar.CDCFrontier_v2.0, whole genome shotgun sequence genome harbors these coding sequences:
- the LOC101489327 gene encoding dirigent protein 23-like — protein sequence MSKQNVIVMVLIISAMVPQIQSVNLKAGNWGTSFERKNKETVTKLQFYFHDTVSGKNPSAVKVAEPVDKSKSFSTLFGNIMMADDPLTETSDPNSKLVGRAQGMYGSSCQEELGLLMALSYSFVDGPYNGSSFTVVGKNSIMNPVREMAVVGGTGLFRMARGYAIAQTHWFDNRGDAIVGYNVTLVH from the coding sequence GCTTATAATAAGTGCTATGGTTCCACAAATTCAAAGCGTGAATTTGAAAGCAGGGAATTGGGGTACAAGTTTCGAAAGAAAGAACAAGGAGACAGTGACGAAGCTTCAATTCTATTTCCACGACACCGTGAGTGGGAAAAACCCAAGCGCTGTTAAGGTTGCTGAACCTGTAGACAAGAGCAAGTCATTCAGTACACTGTTCGGTAACATTATGATGGCGGATGACCCGTTAACCGAAACATCTGACCCGAACTCCAAGTTAGTGGGCCGGGCCCAAGGTATGTATGGGTCGTCATGTCAAGAAGAGCTTGGGCTGCTTATGGCTCTAAGCTACTCATTTGTAGACGGCCCATACAACGGTAGCTCGTTTACGGTTGTTGGAAAAAACTCTATTATGAACCCCGTTCGTGAGATGGCCGTTGTTGGTGGCACGGGACTTTTTCGTATGGCACGTGGTTACGCCATCGCTCAGACTCATTGGTTTGATAACAGAGGCGATGCCATCGTTGGATACAACGTCACTCTCGTTCattaa
- the LOC101489654 gene encoding pentatricopeptide repeat-containing protein At2g21090, giving the protein MPMPSSFPIHNFKRFKPTDLCIVKPILSSQTHLPEAVSSLDLLHPKGIRLPSRVLATLLRRCSDTKSYRQGKLVHLHLKLTGFKRPNILLCNHLIHMYFRCGDYVHARKVFDKMEVRNLYSWNNMLSGYVKLGMMKQARRMFYQMPDKDYVSWNTMVVGYAHCGRFGEALRFYGLLRRLSIGYNEFTFASVLIVCVKLKEFDLCRQMHGQVLVVGFLSNVVVSSSIVDAYAKCGKMEDARRLFDEMPVKDIPAWTTLVSGYALCGDMESAAELFSQMPKKNSYSWTCLIGGYERNSLGHKALGVFRKMIKHQVRPDQFTFSSCLFACSGIASMKHGKQIHGFLVRNNIRPNTVVVSAIVDMYAKCGSIETARRVFNVVGNKQDVVLWNTMISALAHYGYGKEAVMMVNDMLKSGVKPNSTTFVAILNACSHSGLVLEGLQFFKSMTNGHGVAPNLEHYAHLIDLLDRARCFDESTKNQFMMDCKPGGHVWYSLLDVCRLNESIGLGKEATEFLVKWQPRSAAAYVFLSSMYAALVKWGLVEEVRLIMDERRMRKDRSISWIEIENEVHSFTVSDGLHPLKETIYTALRHLNIQIDDNVPYLTER; this is encoded by the coding sequence ATGCCAATGCCATCATCGTTTCCAATTCacaacttcaagcgattcaaaCCCACCGATCTATGCATCGTCAAACCCATCCTCTCTTCCCAAACCCATCTCCCCGAAGCCGTTTCTTCTCTTGACCTTTTGCACCCCAAAGGCATTCGTTTACCTTCCCGTGTCCTCGCCACTCTCTTGCGCCGTTGCTCCGATACCAAGTCTTACCGACAGGGTAAGCTTGTTCACCTCCATTTGAAGCTCACCGGTTTTAAACGCCCCAACATTCTTCTTTGCAATCATTTGATTCACATGTACTTCCGTTGCGGCGATTATGTTCATGCACGCAAGGTGTTCGACAAAATGGAGGTTAGAAATTTGTATTCTTGGAACAATATGCTTTCTGGGTATGTTAAATTGGGTATGATGAAACAAGCTAGGAGAATGTTCTATCAAATGCCTGACAAGGATTATGTGTCGTGGAACACTATGGTGGTTGGTTATGCACACTGTGGGAGATTTGGTGAGGCTTTAAGGTTTTATGGACTGTTGAGGAGATTGTCTATTGGATATAATGAGTTTACGTTTGCTAGTGTCTTGATTGTTTGTGTGAAGTTGAAAGAATTTGATCTTTGTAGGCAGATGCATGGGCAGGTTTTAGTTGTTGGCTTTTTGTCCAATGTGGTTGTTTCCAGTTCAATTGTAGATGCTTATGCAAAATGTGGTAAAATGGAAGATGCAAGGAGATTGTTTGATGAAATGCCTGTGAAGGATATTCCTGCTTGGACGACGTTAGTTTCTGGATATGCTTTATGCGGGGACATGGAATCAGCTGCTGAACTGTTTAGTCAGATGCCTAAGAAAAATTCCTATTCGTGGACATGTTTGATTGGCGGTTATGAACGAAACTCTCTGGGTCATAAAGCTCTTGGAGTGTTTAGGAAGATGATTAAGCATCAAGTTAGGCCTGATCAATTTACATTCAGTAGTTGCTTATTTGCTTGTTCTGGTATTGCTTCAATGAAACATGGTAAACAAATACATGGGTTTTTGGTGCGAAATAACATCAGACCTAATACTGTTGTTGTTAGTGCTATTGTTGACATGTATGCAAAATGTGGAAGCATCGAGACTGCCAGGCGAGTCTTTAATGTCGTAGGAAATAAGCAAGATGTAGTGTTGTGGAACACTATGATATCAGCACTGGCTCACTATGGCTATGGTAAAGAAGCAGTCATGATGGTCAATGATATGCTGAAATCAGGAGTGAAGCCAAATAGTACCACTTTTGTGGCCATTCTAAATGCTTGTAGTCATTCGGGTCTTGTTCTTGAAGGGCTTCAGTTTTTCAAGTCCATGACTAATGGGCACGGTGTTGCCCCAAACCTAGAACACTATGCACACCTAATTGATCTTTTGGATCGAGCTAGATGTTTTGATGAATCGACGAAGAATCAATTCATGATGGATTGTAAACCAGGTGGTCATGTTTGGTATTCTTTGCTCGATGTATGTAGACTGAATGAAAGTATAGGACTAGGAAAAGAAGCCACCGAATTCCTTGTTAAATGGCAGCCTCGATCTGCTGCTGCTTATGTATTTCTTTCCAGTATGTATGCTGCACTTGTGAAATGGGGATTGGTTGAGGAAGTAAGACTTATTATGGATGAGAGACGCATGAGGAAAGATCGCTCCATTAGTtggattgaaattgaaaatgagGTTCATTCTTTCACTGTATCAGATGGGTTGCACCCTTTGAAGGAAACAATATACACAGCTTTACGGCACTTAAATATCCAGATAGACGACAATGTCCCATACCTAActgaaagataa
- the LOC101489980 gene encoding uncharacterized protein, translating to MGSEVSKQIEKRRTIQTEEKTLSVLKNLLGENYPGYDYHPSDRKNWMSNLNPEKLKINMIVWPGTHDSATNKIGIPGISRPFAQCQYLSIYHQLVRGTRVFDIRVQEDRRVCHGILLTYSVDIVIKDIKKFLSETESEIIVLEVRTEIGHNDPLEFDKYLEEQLGEYLIHQDDSVFDKTIADVLPKRVICVWKPRKLEQPKAGSSLWSAGYLKDDWINTDFPATKFESNMKYLREQEPVVSRKYFYRVENTVTPVPDNPVLCVKPVTQRIHGYARLFISQCFSKGCGDRLQIFSTDFIDIDFVDACVGLTHARVEGKA from the coding sequence atggGTTCTGAGGTCTCCAAACAAATCGAAAAACGAAGGACAATCCAAACAGAAGAGAAAACTTTGTCTGTTCTAAAAAACTTATTAGGAGAAAACTACCCTGGCTATGATTACCACCCTTCAGACAGAAAAAATTGGATGTCTAATCTCAACCCTGAGAAACTTAAGATCAACATGATAGTTTGGCCTGGAACCCATGATTCTGCAACCAACAAAATTGGCATACCAGGTATATCTCGCCCTTTTGCCCAATGTCAATACTTATCCATCTACCACCAACTTGTGAGAGGAACAAGAGTATTCGACATTCGCGTGCAGGAGGATCGAAGAGTTTGCCACGGAATTCTCCTCACATACAGCGTAGACATTGTCATCAAAGACATCAAAAAGTTCTTATCAGAAACCGAGTCTGAAATCATCGTTCTCGAGGTTAGAACTGAGATCGGACATAATGATCCGTTAGAATTCGATAAGTATCTTGAAGAACAACTAGGTGAGTACCTGATTCACCAAGATGATTCTGTTTTTGACAAGACTATTGCAGATGTGTTACCAAAAAGAGTTATATGCGTTTGGAAGCCGAGAAAATTGGAACAACCGAAAGCTGGAAGTAGCCTTTGGAGTGCAGGGTATCTAAAAGATGATTGGATCAATACAGATTTTCCAGCAACAAAATTTGAGAGCAATATGAAGTATTTGAGGGAACAAGAACCTGTTGTGTCAAGAAAATACTTCTATAGAGTTGAGAATACTGTTACACCTGTGCCAGATAACCCGGTTTTGTGTGTGAAACCTGTCACACAACGAATTCATGGATATGCAAGGCTTTTTATTAGTCAGTGTTTCTCCAAAGGGTGTGGTGATAGATTGCAGATATTTTCTACGGATTTTATAGACATAGATTTTGTTGATGCATGTGTTGGACTCACCCATGCAAGGGTTGAGGGTAAAGCATGA
- the LOC101505907 gene encoding putative disease resistance RPP13-like protein 3 has translation MADSVVAFLLEHLSQLLQRETNLLCGVEDQITSLRNELQIINIYLKTSSGNNNNNKEMEQLILSQIRDIAHVAEDVIDTFIANVAVYKRKNLLKRMLHSVGHAKLLHDVAEKIDKIKNTLKEINENKIKYYQDSSDQTREDGMKMQSLHILRSNVEVKDVVGFVHESEVVINRLIGEGSLHLNVVSIIGMGGLGKTTLARKIYNSDKVKKHFNCLAWVYVSNECRTKEILLGLLKHLMPNHEYEGRRNNNTKKGKKKHKELAQDLSSLSEGEMKETIRKCLELKKYLLVLDDLWNRQDWDAVKDAFPDGNKGSRVLITSRLKEIASHTSRDPPYYLQFLSEQKSWELFSKKVCRGEDYPCGLESLGKQMVKSCGGLPLSIVVLAGLLANKIKSHREWSKVVGHVNWYLTQNETQVKDVILKLSFDNLPSRLKPCFLYLGIFPEDHEICVRQLLQLWVAEGFIQETGSGSRDLEDVAEDYLYELIDRSLIQVAGVSDSGGVETCRIHDLLRDLCILESKEDKIFQVCNDNNILIPTKPRRLSIHSTMSHYVTSSTIDHSCVRSLFFSDPNCYISYKEWIWLTKAFKLVRVLNLEGNCCLKIPSNLGNFIHLRYLRINSQYTRFVPDSISNLQNLEILDFGPSIMVISISFPNGISKLKHLRHVYTYGPIMLRGHNSKSDGEVMWNLQTISRIVLNKQTTHHIKKGSFPKLKKLGLLISSNFKGDVPKMLLSLKQLSHLNKLQIIFKVKNWQHKQWDITCNPEEVLQILKHLRQLSILEIINSFNLTTRVIMFPPNITKLKLTCISCLNSDAVNAIGNLTKLQILILFGAKWFSKPWTSDKLFDLNCVEDRFPSLQVFEMRSLPIQNWKLANGSMTQLQTLNIWKCDMLDSLPSELWSLTTLRKIFVQEPSNAMTAFLQNLEVKNGPDLIVE, from the coding sequence ATGGCGGATAGCGTGGTTGCGTTTCTTTTGGAACACTTATCCCAATTACTACAACGCGAAACTAATTTACTCTGTGGAGTGGAAGACCAAATCACATCTCTTCGCAACGAACTCCAAATCATAAACATCTACCTCAAAACATCCTCCGgaaacaataacaacaacaaagagATGGAACAACTAATTCTGAGTCAGATCAGAGACATAGCACACGTAGCTGAGGATGTCATCGACACATTCATCGCCAACGTCGCCGTCTACAAGAGAAAAAACTTGCTTAAAAGAATGCTTCACAGCGTTGGCCACGCTAAATTGCTCCACGATGTAGCAGAGAAAATTGACAAGATCAAAAACACTCTCAAAGAGATAAATGAAAACAAGATCAAATACTATCAAGATAGTAGTGATCAAACAAGAGAAGATGGGATGAAGATGCAATCACTTCACATATTAAGAAGCAACGTTGAAGTGAAAGATGTAGTTGGCTTTGTCCATGAATCTGAGGTTGTTATCAATAGACTCATCGGAGAAGGTTCGTTGCATCTCAACGTTGTTTCAATTATTGGTATGGGTGGATTGGGTAAGACGACACTTGCACGAAAGATCTATAACAGCGACAAGGTGAAGAAACACTTCAATTGTCTCGCATGGGTTTATGTTTCAAATGAGTGTAGAACTAAGGAGATTTTGCTTGGTCTTCTTAAACATTTGATGCCAAACCATGAATATGAAGGTAGAAGGAACAACAACACTAAGAAGGGTAAGAAGAAACACAAGGAGTTAGCTCAAGATTTGAGTAGCTTGAGTGAGGGTGAGATGAAGGAAACTATAAGAAAATGTTTGGAGTTGAAAAAGTATTTGTTGGTTCTCGATGACTTGTGGAATAGGCAAGATTGGGATGCGGTAAAAGACGCTTTTCCTGATGGCAACAAAGGAAGCAGAGTATTGATAACCAGTCGTTTGAAAGAAATAGCTTCTCATACTAGTCGAGATCCTCCTTACTACCTTCAATTTCTTAGTGAACAAAAAAGTTGGGAGCTTTTCTCTAAAAAAGTGTGTAGAGGAGAAGATTACCCTTGTGGTCTTGAATCTCTTGGTAAACAAATGGTTAAAAGTTGTGGCGGGTTGCCACTCTCAATTGTGGTGCTGGCAGGACTTTTGGCAAACAAGATAAAGTCACATAGAGAATGGTCCAAAGTTGTGGGTCATGTCAACTGGTATCTTACTCAAAACGAGACTCAAGTAAAGGATGTCATACTTAAACTCAGTTTTGACAACTTGCCTTCAAGGTTGAAACCATGTTTTTTGTATCTAGGTATATTTCCTGAAGATCATGAAATATGTGTGAGGCAATTGTTGCAACTATGGGTTGCTGAAGGATTTATACAAGAAACAGGGTCAGGGAGTAGAGATTTAGAAGATGTTGCTGAAGACTACTTGTACGAGCTCATCGATCGTAGTTTAATCCAAGTAGCAGGAGTAAGTGATAGTGGAGGCGTGGAAACATGTCGCATCCATGATCTTCTTAGAGATCTTTGTATACTAGAGAGTAAAGAGGACAAGATCTTTCAAGTTTGCAATGATAACAACATTCTAATCCCCACAAAACCTCGTAGATTGTCCATCCATTCTACTATGTCTCATTATGTTACTTCGAGCACCATTGACCATTCGTGTGTTCGTTCTTTGTTTTTCTCTGACCCGAACTGCTACATTTCTTACAAAGAGTGGATATGGCTTACCAAAGCCTTCAAATTGGTCCGTGTGTTAAATCTTGAGGGAAATTGTTGTCTTAAGATTCCTTCCAACCTGGGAAACTTCATCCACTTGAGGTACTTACGAATAAACTCACAATATACTAGATTTGTTCCTGATTCAATATCCAACCTTCAAAATCTAGAAATATTAGATTTCGGACCTTCAATTATGGTAATTTCAATTTCTTTCCCAAATGGAATATCAAAGCTAAAACATCTAAGACATGTATATACTTATGGGCCTATCATGCTACGTGGTCATAATTCAAAATCAGATGGTGAAGTTATGTGGAATCTTCAAACCATCTCTCGCATTGTACTCAATAAACAAACAACACATCACATAAAGAAAGGAAGTTTCCcgaaactaaaaaaattagggCTGCTTATCTCCTCAAACTTCAAGGGTGATGTGCCCAAAATGTTGCTAAGTCTAAAACAATTGAGCCATTTAAATAAGTTACAAATCATATTCAAAGTGAAAAATTGGCAACATAAACAATGGGATATCACTTGTAATCCTGAGGAAGTGTTACAAATTCTGAAGCACTTAAGGCAATTGAGTATACTAGAAATTATCAATTCCTTCAACCTTACAACACGTGTAATAATGTTTCCTCCCAACATTACCAAGTTAAAATTGACATGTATTAGTTGCTTGAATAGTGATGCGGTGAATGCTATTGGAAATCTAACCAAACTCCAAATTTTGATCTTATTTGGAGCCAAATGGTTTTCAAAACCTTGGACTTCAGATAAACTTTTTGATCTTAATTGTGTTGAAGATAGATTTCCATCGTTGCAAGTTTTTGAAATGAGATCTTTGCCTATTCAAAATTGGAAATTAGCCAATGGTTCGATGACACAACTTCAAACCCTCAATATTTGGAAATGTGATATGTTGGATAGCCTACCAAGTGAACTATGGTCTTTGACTaccttaagaaaaatatttgtacaAGAGCCTTCAAATGCAATGACTGCATTTCTACAAAATTTGGAAGTTAAGAATGGACCTGATCTAATTGTAGAATAA